The proteins below are encoded in one region of Tolumonas auensis DSM 9187:
- a CDS encoding bifunctional protein-serine/threonine kinase/phosphatase translates to MAKSLQVRVGGYSIAGQKAINQDAFAVKIPDHHELDYKGIVAVIADGVSSCEDSHIASQTAVTSFINDYLSTSPNWSVSTSASKVITSLNRWLYQKNQQNHGVKDSMLTTFTAAVIKSSTLHAFHVGDTRIYLYSNQQLEKLTTDHVAMSGKRTHLTRALGADSHLEVDYLKRLLSEGDRIILTSDGVHSVLTPEMMCDILAREHDLDAQAKALVDLALYKASDDNLTALILAVDLLPNETLDETQQRLTQLPIPPVLQVGNKIDGYEVLDIIFSGTRSHMYKVKDIETGALFVLKAPSEYFTEDLLYLDGFIREEWVGLTIDHPNVMKTYKPLRPKQFMYYLGEYIVGCDLRTWINEHPEPALTAVREITKQIIAGLRAFQRNDMVHQDLKPENIMLTTEGKVKILDFGTVLIAGSQEMNSPLDKSIPQGSVNYIAPEYLMGLPGTMRSDLFSLGVIVYEMLVGKLPYKERSPRAGKLNSYAELTYTPGKYFRKDLPVWVDAALQKALQPDPENRYEAFSEFFTDISAPNRALEADLQHRPILEKNPVLFWKLTALALLLGNLLQMFYHIFNAG, encoded by the coding sequence ATGGCAAAATCCCTTCAGGTTCGGGTTGGCGGATATTCAATTGCAGGGCAAAAGGCCATTAATCAGGATGCGTTTGCCGTTAAGATCCCAGACCATCACGAACTGGATTATAAAGGGATCGTCGCCGTCATTGCTGATGGCGTGAGCAGTTGTGAAGACTCGCATATTGCCAGCCAGACCGCGGTCACCAGCTTCATCAATGACTACCTGAGCACCTCGCCGAATTGGAGCGTCAGCACCAGCGCTTCCAAAGTGATCACCAGCCTGAACCGTTGGTTATATCAGAAGAATCAGCAAAATCATGGCGTCAAAGACAGCATGCTGACGACATTCACCGCTGCGGTGATTAAATCGTCCACGCTGCATGCTTTTCATGTCGGCGATACCCGAATTTATCTCTACAGCAATCAACAACTCGAAAAACTAACCACCGATCATGTCGCCATGAGCGGCAAACGCACACACCTGACGCGTGCATTAGGGGCAGATTCGCACCTTGAAGTTGATTACTTAAAGCGCTTACTCAGCGAGGGTGATCGCATTATTCTCACCTCCGATGGCGTGCATAGTGTTCTGACGCCAGAAATGATGTGCGATATTCTTGCTCGTGAGCATGATCTGGATGCACAAGCCAAAGCGCTGGTGGATCTGGCGTTATACAAAGCCAGTGACGATAACCTAACCGCACTGATTCTCGCGGTGGATTTGCTGCCTAATGAAACACTGGATGAAACGCAGCAGCGGCTAACCCAATTGCCCATTCCGCCAGTGTTGCAGGTAGGAAATAAAATCGATGGCTATGAAGTGCTGGATATTATCTTCAGCGGCACGCGCAGCCATATGTATAAAGTCAAAGATATTGAAACCGGTGCGTTGTTTGTGCTCAAGGCACCGTCAGAATATTTCACCGAAGATCTGCTGTATCTGGATGGTTTTATCCGCGAAGAGTGGGTTGGGTTGACGATTGATCATCCGAACGTGATGAAAACCTATAAGCCGTTGCGGCCGAAACAGTTTATGTATTATCTGGGCGAATATATTGTTGGCTGCGATTTAAGAACCTGGATCAACGAACATCCGGAACCTGCATTAACGGCTGTCAGAGAGATCACCAAACAGATCATCGCCGGATTACGCGCCTTTCAACGCAACGACATGGTGCATCAGGATCTAAAACCGGAAAACATCATGCTCACCACCGAGGGCAAGGTCAAAATCCTCGATTTTGGCACCGTGCTGATCGCCGGCAGTCAGGAGATGAATTCCCCATTGGATAAGTCCATCCCGCAGGGCAGTGTGAATTACATTGCACCGGAATATCTCATGGGATTACCCGGTACCATGCGTTCTGACTTGTTTTCGTTAGGCGTCATTGTCTATGAAATGCTGGTCGGCAAACTGCCTTATAAAGAACGTTCGCCGCGAGCGGGTAAATTAAACAGTTATGCCGAATTGACCTATACGCCGGGGAAATACTTCCGCAAAGATCTGCCGGTCTGGGTTGATGCGGCATTACAAAAAGCACTGCAGCCCGATCCGGAAAACCGCTATGAGGCATTTTCTGAGTTTTTTACTGATATTTCAGCGCCGAATCGGGCGCTGGAAGCTGATTTACAGCATCGCCCTATATTGGAAAAGAACCCGGTTTTATTCTGGAAGCTAACTGCCTTGGCTTTGTTGCTGGGAAATTTGCTCCAGATGTTCTATCACATTTTTAATGCAGGCTAG
- a CDS encoding NarK family nitrate/nitrite MFS transporter: protein MKQDNKFNMLSFTGKMKILHLSWMAFFITFVVWFNHAPLLGLIAQSLNISMAEVKTLLILNVALTIPARIIIGMLTDKFGPRLTYSFLLFAGSIPCFWFAFATDFAQLAMARLLLGFVGAGFVIGIRMVSEWFPANELGIAEGIYGGWGNFGSAAAAILLPTIALFFGGDDGWRYAVGFSGLICLAFSFVWYFNVSDSPKGSTYFKSKKMGGLEVTSKGDFFFLLLMKLPMYIALVLVTWKLSPHGVALISDSMAFGVYAVLAAILVYDCFCVYKVNKEIFHTPVPEIQRYQFKQVAAVNILYFTTFGSELAVVSMLPMFFADVYKLDMVYAGLVGSLFAIMNLIARPYGGWLSDHFGRKKTLMFVIAGLAVGFCAMSMITSAWPLFFAVLVVITCSFCVQAGCGAVFAVVPLIKRRLTGQIAGMTGAYGNTGGVFFLTVLSFVDYSTFFLVIAATAILGITAILFMNEPRGHMAEINDDGTVELIKVS from the coding sequence ATGAAACAAGATAATAAATTTAATATGCTGTCATTTACCGGCAAAATGAAGATTCTTCATCTGAGTTGGATGGCCTTTTTTATCACGTTTGTGGTGTGGTTTAACCACGCGCCATTGCTGGGTTTGATCGCCCAATCCCTGAATATCAGCATGGCAGAAGTAAAAACGCTGCTGATCCTGAATGTCGCGTTAACCATTCCCGCCCGTATCATTATCGGTATGCTGACCGATAAATTTGGCCCGCGTCTGACCTATAGCTTTTTACTGTTCGCAGGCAGTATTCCCTGCTTCTGGTTTGCGTTCGCGACCGATTTCGCCCAGCTGGCGATGGCCCGATTGCTGCTCGGTTTTGTCGGTGCCGGATTTGTTATCGGTATCCGCATGGTCAGCGAATGGTTCCCGGCCAATGAACTGGGCATCGCGGAAGGTATCTACGGCGGTTGGGGGAATTTTGGTTCGGCAGCGGCGGCTATTTTGCTGCCAACGATCGCCTTGTTCTTTGGTGGTGATGATGGCTGGCGTTATGCCGTTGGTTTTTCTGGCTTGATCTGCTTGGCGTTTAGTTTTGTCTGGTACTTCAACGTTTCTGATTCACCGAAAGGTTCCACCTATTTTAAATCCAAAAAAATGGGTGGTCTGGAAGTGACCAGTAAAGGCGATTTCTTCTTCCTGCTGCTGATGAAACTGCCCATGTATATTGCGCTGGTGTTAGTCACCTGGAAATTATCACCACACGGTGTGGCGCTGATTTCTGACTCCATGGCCTTCGGGGTGTACGCAGTTCTCGCGGCGATTCTGGTTTACGACTGTTTCTGTGTTTATAAGGTCAATAAAGAGATCTTTCATACACCAGTGCCGGAGATTCAGCGTTACCAATTTAAGCAAGTTGCGGCAGTTAACATTCTCTATTTCACCACTTTTGGTTCTGAGTTGGCGGTCGTGTCTATGTTGCCAATGTTCTTTGCCGATGTGTATAAGCTCGACATGGTCTATGCCGGTTTAGTCGGGTCGTTGTTTGCCATCATGAACCTGATCGCGCGCCCTTATGGTGGCTGGTTAAGTGACCATTTTGGTCGGAAAAAGACGTTGATGTTTGTGATTGCCGGGCTGGCGGTGGGTTTTTGCGCGATGTCGATGATCACGAGTGCATGGCCGTTATTCTTTGCCGTGCTGGTCGTCATAACTTGTTCATTCTGTGTGCAGGCCGGTTGTGGTGCGGTGTTTGCGGTGGTGCCACTTATTAAACGTCGCTTGACTGGCCAAATTGCCGGCATGACCGGGGCGTATGGTAATACTGGCGGTGTGTTCTTCCTTACAGTGCTCTCGTTCGTGGATTATTCAACATTCTTTTTGGTAATAGCAGCGACCGCGATTTTGGGGATCACTGCTATCTTGTTTATGAATGAACCTCGTGGCCATATGGCAGAAATAAATGATGATGGTACGGTAGAACTCATCAAAGTGAGTTAA
- a CDS encoding LysR family transcriptional regulator, translated as MDPLSFDGIREFTLAAQLQSFTAAALQLGVTSSAVGKSVSRLERRLGIKLLHRTTRKLVLTHEGEVYLSSCLHIIDELRDIESNMSTGVSEPRGRLRVDLPAAFGRRHIAPMLIDLSKQFSQLDLTLTFGERTIDMIGEGVDLAVRIGDLHNDPELVARKLGDQELVICAAPDYLRNNPPVIDKADLLQHDCIIGWRKGLRAAWLLKNAKGELEQQQILVRHEFGDGEMMLQATLDGCGLSQLPTWLISEHLQNGALVTVLDCYAGAKMPIHVIWPRTRYIQPKVRMTVDALLQMAKMKPNVFGC; from the coding sequence ATGGACCCGCTTAGTTTCGATGGCATCCGGGAATTCACATTAGCGGCCCAGCTGCAGAGTTTTACCGCAGCGGCTCTGCAGCTTGGTGTAACCAGTTCCGCCGTGGGCAAAAGTGTTTCCCGGTTAGAACGGCGTTTAGGCATAAAGCTGCTGCATCGCACGACGCGAAAACTGGTTTTGACGCATGAAGGCGAAGTCTATTTGAGCAGTTGTTTACATATCATCGATGAGCTTCGTGATATCGAGAGCAACATGTCAACGGGCGTCTCTGAGCCAAGAGGACGGTTGCGTGTCGATCTGCCCGCCGCGTTCGGCCGTCGGCATATCGCACCCATGTTGATTGATTTATCGAAGCAATTTTCTCAGCTCGATCTCACACTGACGTTTGGTGAACGCACCATTGATATGATCGGGGAAGGGGTTGATCTGGCTGTTCGCATCGGTGATTTACACAACGATCCTGAATTGGTTGCCCGTAAGCTTGGCGATCAAGAGCTGGTTATTTGTGCGGCGCCTGACTATTTACGTAACAATCCACCCGTTATAGATAAAGCTGATTTACTACAACACGATTGCATCATTGGTTGGCGGAAAGGGCTGCGTGCAGCTTGGTTGCTTAAAAATGCGAAAGGGGAATTAGAGCAGCAACAGATCCTGGTTCGCCATGAATTTGGTGATGGCGAGATGATGCTGCAAGCCACGCTGGATGGTTGTGGTTTATCGCAACTGCCGACGTGGTTGATTTCGGAACATCTGCAAAACGGGGCGTTGGTCACGGTGCTGGATTGCTACGCTGGCGCGAAGATGCCGATCCATGTGATCTGGCCCCGCACGCGCTACATTCAGCCCAAGGTGAGAATGACGGTCGATGCCTTGCTTCAAATGGCAAAAATGAAACCTAATGTATTTGGCTGCTGA